A single window of Silurus meridionalis isolate SWU-2019-XX chromosome 11, ASM1480568v1, whole genome shotgun sequence DNA harbors:
- the picalma gene encoding phosphatidylinositol binding clathrin assembly protein a isoform X26, whose amino-acid sequence MSGQSITDRITAAQHSVTGSAVSKTVCKATTHEVMGPKKKHLDYLIQCTNEMNVNIPQLADTLFERTTNTSWVVVFKSLITTHHLMVYGNERFIQYLASRNTLFNLSNFLDKSGLQGYDMSTFIRRYSRYLNEKAVSYRQVAFDFTKVKRGADGVMRTMNTEKLLKTLPIVQNQMDSLLDFNVNANELTNGVINAAFMLLFKDAIRLFAAYNEGIINLLEKYFDMKKPQCKEGLDIYKKFLTRMTRISEFLKVAEQVGIDRGDIPDLSQFTVCAPSSLLDALEQHLASLEGKKVKDSTAASRASTLSNAVSSLANTGISFTKVDEREKQAALEEEQTRLKTLKEQRLKELSKKPSTSSTTAASPVSTASGSIITAPAIDLFSTPSSNSSSKVPNDLLDLQPAFQPSLALPTALPVANTWGDPFTSSESVDDSIPNLNPFLSKPVDAVPPSPLSSDAVSFPSRTPSHEMFSDSFCSSAPYSNTPLFHSEPSAVAGLFGEFSASPIPQPGSSSGLNVDFDSVFGNKSTANSTDAADDVLGGILKPTVASPSQCMPPIGQQSGKLVSDDLDSSLANLVGNLGIGNGTTKNDIHWSQPGEKKLTGGTNWQPKMAPTTTWNPASMAPSVMAFPATTPTGMIGYAMPTQMGTVAMMTQPTMMYTQPVIRPANPFGPISGAQPSAASSPSSQSPLRPPGQDPFAQLSLKEFL is encoded by the exons ATCTGATTCAGTGCACaaatgagatgaatgtgaacatccCTCAGCTGGCGGACACGCTGTTCGAACGCACCACCAACACCAGCTGGGTGGTCGTGTTCAAATCCCTCATCACCACACACCACCTCATGGTTTATGGCAATGAG agatttattCAGTACCTGGCTTCCAGGAACACATTATTCAACCTCAGTAATTTTTTGGACAAAAGTGGCTTACAGG GCTATGATATGTCTACATTCATCCGGCGTTATAGCCGTTATCTTAATGAAAAGGCTGTGTCCTACAGACAGGTTGCTTTTGACTTCACAAAAGTGAAGAGGGG GGCAGACGGTGTTATGAGAACCATGAACACAGAGAAGCTTTTGAAGACCCTCCCCATCGTCCAGAATCAGATGGACTCGCTTCTGGACTTTAAT GTAAATGCGAACGAGCTCACGAATGGAGTTATTAATGCCGCCTTCATGCTCTTGTTTAAAGATGCCATCCGGCTGTTTGCCGCCTACAACGAAGGGATCATCAACTTGCTTG AGAAGTACTTTGATATGAAGAAACCCCAGTgtaaagaaggacttgacatcTATAAGAAATTCCTCACTCGCATGACGAGAATCTCAGAGTTCCTAAAGGTTGCTGAG CAAGTGGGCATCGACCGAGGCGATATACCAGACTTGTCTCAG TTTACGGTCTGT gcCCCTAGTAGTCTCCTGGATGCACTGGAGCAGCACTTGGCATCACTAGAGGGAAAAAAGGTGAAGGACTCGACGGCAGCCAGCAG ggCCAGCACTCTGTCCAACGCTGTGTCCTCTTTGGCAAACACGGGCATATCTTTCACCAAAGTGGATGAGCGGGAAAAACAGGCAGCACTAGAGGAGGAACAAACTCGTTTAAAAACACTTAAG GAGCAGCGCCTGAAAGAACTCTCCAAAAAGCCTTCCACATCCTCAACCACAGCTGCCTCTCCAGTATCCACAGCATCTGGAAGCATCATCACTGCACCAGCAATTGACCTGTTCTCCACTCCCAGCTCCAACAG TTCTTCAAAGGTGCCAAATGATCTGCTGGATCTCCAGCCAGCATTCCAGCCATCTCTAGCTCTCCCCACTGCTCTTCCTGTAGCTAACACATGGGGAG ATCCTTTCACTTCTTCAGAGAGTGTCGACGACTCCATTCCAAACTTAAATCCTTTCCTTTCCAAACCTGTCGATGCTGTTCCTCCATCTCCTCTGTCTTCAGATGCTGTTAGTTTTCCTTCTAGGACTCCCAGTCATGAAATGTTTAGTG ACTCATTCTGTTCTTCAGCCCCCTACTCTAACACCCCACTGTTCCACTCGGAGCCTTCCGCTGTAGCTGGACTATTTGGAG AATTTTCAGCATCTCCCATCCCTCAACCAGGCAGCTCTTCTGGCCTTAACGTTGACTTTGACTCTGTGTTCGGCAATAAATCCACTGCTAACAGCACAGACGCTGCTG ATGATGTTTTAGGTGGTATCCTGAAACCCACAGTAGCTTCTCCAAGCCAGTGCATGCCACCTATTGGCCAGCAATCTGGCAAGCTGGTGTCTGATGACCTGGACTCCTCTCTGGCCAACCTTGTGGGCA ATTTGGGTATTGGAAATGGCACAACGAAGaa TGACATCCACTGGAGTCAGCCTGGTGAGAAGAAGCTTACTGGTGGAACCAACTGGCAACCAAAGATGGCTCCCACCACAACATGGAACCCTGCCAGCATG GCGCCGTCCGTCATGGCTTTCCCTGCCACGACGCCCACAGGCATGATTGGATATGCAATG cCAACACAGATGGGTACAGTGGCCATGATGACACAACCTACCATGATGTACACGCAGCCTGTGATTAGGCCAGCTAACCCTTTTGGCCCAATCTCAGGCGCACAG CCCTCAGCTGCCTCTAGTCCCTCCAGTCAGAGTCCTCTCAGGCCTCCAGGACAGGACCCCTTTGCACAGCTTTCTCTCAAGGAGTTCCTTTAG
- the picalma gene encoding phosphatidylinositol binding clathrin assembly protein a isoform X19, with amino-acid sequence MSGQSITDRITAAQHSVTGSAVSKTVCKATTHEVMGPKKKHLDYLIQCTNEMNVNIPQLADTLFERTTNTSWVVVFKSLITTHHLMVYGNERFIQYLASRNTLFNLSNFLDKSGLQGYDMSTFIRRYSRYLNEKAVSYRQVAFDFTKVKRGADGVMRTMNTEKLLKTLPIVQNQMDSLLDFNVNANELTNGVINAAFMLLFKDAIRLFAAYNEGIINLLEKYFDMKKPQCKEGLDIYKKFLTRMTRISEFLKVAEQVGIDRGDIPDLSQFTVCAPSSLLDALEQHLASLEGKKVKDSTAASRASTLSNAVSSLANTGISFTKVDEREKQAALEEEQTRLKTLKRILFPLQEQRLKELSKKPSTSSTTAASPVSTASGSIITAPAIDLFSTPSSNSSSKVPNDLLDLQPAFQPSLALPTALPVANTWGDSFCSSAPYSNTPLFHSEPSAVAGLFGEFSASPIPQPGSSSGLNVDFDSVFGNKSTANSTDAAVASPSQCMPPIGQQSGKLVSDDLDSSLANLVGNLGIGNGTTKNDIHWSQPGEKKLTGGTNWQPKMAPTTTWNPASMAPSVMAFPATTPTGMIGYAMPTQMGTVAMMTQPTMMYTQPVIRPANPFGPISGAQPSAASSPSSQSPLRPPGQDPFAQLSLKEFL; translated from the exons ATCTGATTCAGTGCACaaatgagatgaatgtgaacatccCTCAGCTGGCGGACACGCTGTTCGAACGCACCACCAACACCAGCTGGGTGGTCGTGTTCAAATCCCTCATCACCACACACCACCTCATGGTTTATGGCAATGAG agatttattCAGTACCTGGCTTCCAGGAACACATTATTCAACCTCAGTAATTTTTTGGACAAAAGTGGCTTACAGG GCTATGATATGTCTACATTCATCCGGCGTTATAGCCGTTATCTTAATGAAAAGGCTGTGTCCTACAGACAGGTTGCTTTTGACTTCACAAAAGTGAAGAGGGG GGCAGACGGTGTTATGAGAACCATGAACACAGAGAAGCTTTTGAAGACCCTCCCCATCGTCCAGAATCAGATGGACTCGCTTCTGGACTTTAAT GTAAATGCGAACGAGCTCACGAATGGAGTTATTAATGCCGCCTTCATGCTCTTGTTTAAAGATGCCATCCGGCTGTTTGCCGCCTACAACGAAGGGATCATCAACTTGCTTG AGAAGTACTTTGATATGAAGAAACCCCAGTgtaaagaaggacttgacatcTATAAGAAATTCCTCACTCGCATGACGAGAATCTCAGAGTTCCTAAAGGTTGCTGAG CAAGTGGGCATCGACCGAGGCGATATACCAGACTTGTCTCAG TTTACGGTCTGT gcCCCTAGTAGTCTCCTGGATGCACTGGAGCAGCACTTGGCATCACTAGAGGGAAAAAAGGTGAAGGACTCGACGGCAGCCAGCAG ggCCAGCACTCTGTCCAACGCTGTGTCCTCTTTGGCAAACACGGGCATATCTTTCACCAAAGTGGATGAGCGGGAAAAACAGGCAGCACTAGAGGAGGAACAAACTCGTTTAAAAACACTTAAG CGAATTTTATTTCCCCTGCAGGAGCAGCGCCTGAAAGAACTCTCCAAAAAGCCTTCCACATCCTCAACCACAGCTGCCTCTCCAGTATCCACAGCATCTGGAAGCATCATCACTGCACCAGCAATTGACCTGTTCTCCACTCCCAGCTCCAACAG TTCTTCAAAGGTGCCAAATGATCTGCTGGATCTCCAGCCAGCATTCCAGCCATCTCTAGCTCTCCCCACTGCTCTTCCTGTAGCTAACACATGGGGAG ACTCATTCTGTTCTTCAGCCCCCTACTCTAACACCCCACTGTTCCACTCGGAGCCTTCCGCTGTAGCTGGACTATTTGGAG AATTTTCAGCATCTCCCATCCCTCAACCAGGCAGCTCTTCTGGCCTTAACGTTGACTTTGACTCTGTGTTCGGCAATAAATCCACTGCTAACAGCACAGACGCTGCTG TAGCTTCTCCAAGCCAGTGCATGCCACCTATTGGCCAGCAATCTGGCAAGCTGGTGTCTGATGACCTGGACTCCTCTCTGGCCAACCTTGTGGGCA ATTTGGGTATTGGAAATGGCACAACGAAGaa TGACATCCACTGGAGTCAGCCTGGTGAGAAGAAGCTTACTGGTGGAACCAACTGGCAACCAAAGATGGCTCCCACCACAACATGGAACCCTGCCAGCATG GCGCCGTCCGTCATGGCTTTCCCTGCCACGACGCCCACAGGCATGATTGGATATGCAATG cCAACACAGATGGGTACAGTGGCCATGATGACACAACCTACCATGATGTACACGCAGCCTGTGATTAGGCCAGCTAACCCTTTTGGCCCAATCTCAGGCGCACAG CCCTCAGCTGCCTCTAGTCCCTCCAGTCAGAGTCCTCTCAGGCCTCCAGGACAGGACCCCTTTGCACAGCTTTCTCTCAAGGAGTTCCTTTAG
- the picalma gene encoding phosphatidylinositol binding clathrin assembly protein a isoform X4: MSGQSITDRITAAQHSVTGSAVSKTVCKATTHEVMGPKKKHLDYLIQCTNEMNVNIPQLADTLFERTTNTSWVVVFKSLITTHHLMVYGNERFIQYLASRNTLFNLSNFLDKSGLQGYDMSTFIRRYSRYLNEKAVSYRQVAFDFTKVKRGADGVMRTMNTEKLLKTLPIVQNQMDSLLDFNVNANELTNGVINAAFMLLFKDAIRLFAAYNEGIINLLEKYFDMKKPQCKEGLDIYKKFLTRMTRISEFLKVAEQVGIDRGDIPDLSQFTVCAPSSLLDALEQHLASLEGKKVKDSTAASRASTLSNAVSSLANTGISFTKVDEREKQAALEEEQTRLKTLKEQRLKELSKKPSTSSTTAASPVSTASGSIITAPAIDLFSTPSSNSSSKVPNDLLDLQPAFQPSLALPTALPVANTWGDPFTSSESVDDSIPNLNPFLSKPVDAVPPSPLSSDAVSFPSRTPSHEMFSDSFCSSAPYSNTPLFHSEPSAVAGLFGEFSASPIPQPGSSSGLNVDFDSVFGNKSTANSTDAADDVLGGILKPTVASPSQCMPPIGQQSGKLVSDDLDSSLANLVGNLGIGNGTTKNDIHWSQPGEKKLTGGTNWQPKMAPTTTWNPASMNGMHFPQYAPSVMAFPATTPTGMIGYAMENLLFSSRVSSSEPTQMGTVAMMTQPTMMYTQPVIRPANPFGPISGAQPSAASSPSSQSPLRPPGQDPFAQLSLKEFL, from the exons ATCTGATTCAGTGCACaaatgagatgaatgtgaacatccCTCAGCTGGCGGACACGCTGTTCGAACGCACCACCAACACCAGCTGGGTGGTCGTGTTCAAATCCCTCATCACCACACACCACCTCATGGTTTATGGCAATGAG agatttattCAGTACCTGGCTTCCAGGAACACATTATTCAACCTCAGTAATTTTTTGGACAAAAGTGGCTTACAGG GCTATGATATGTCTACATTCATCCGGCGTTATAGCCGTTATCTTAATGAAAAGGCTGTGTCCTACAGACAGGTTGCTTTTGACTTCACAAAAGTGAAGAGGGG GGCAGACGGTGTTATGAGAACCATGAACACAGAGAAGCTTTTGAAGACCCTCCCCATCGTCCAGAATCAGATGGACTCGCTTCTGGACTTTAAT GTAAATGCGAACGAGCTCACGAATGGAGTTATTAATGCCGCCTTCATGCTCTTGTTTAAAGATGCCATCCGGCTGTTTGCCGCCTACAACGAAGGGATCATCAACTTGCTTG AGAAGTACTTTGATATGAAGAAACCCCAGTgtaaagaaggacttgacatcTATAAGAAATTCCTCACTCGCATGACGAGAATCTCAGAGTTCCTAAAGGTTGCTGAG CAAGTGGGCATCGACCGAGGCGATATACCAGACTTGTCTCAG TTTACGGTCTGT gcCCCTAGTAGTCTCCTGGATGCACTGGAGCAGCACTTGGCATCACTAGAGGGAAAAAAGGTGAAGGACTCGACGGCAGCCAGCAG ggCCAGCACTCTGTCCAACGCTGTGTCCTCTTTGGCAAACACGGGCATATCTTTCACCAAAGTGGATGAGCGGGAAAAACAGGCAGCACTAGAGGAGGAACAAACTCGTTTAAAAACACTTAAG GAGCAGCGCCTGAAAGAACTCTCCAAAAAGCCTTCCACATCCTCAACCACAGCTGCCTCTCCAGTATCCACAGCATCTGGAAGCATCATCACTGCACCAGCAATTGACCTGTTCTCCACTCCCAGCTCCAACAG TTCTTCAAAGGTGCCAAATGATCTGCTGGATCTCCAGCCAGCATTCCAGCCATCTCTAGCTCTCCCCACTGCTCTTCCTGTAGCTAACACATGGGGAG ATCCTTTCACTTCTTCAGAGAGTGTCGACGACTCCATTCCAAACTTAAATCCTTTCCTTTCCAAACCTGTCGATGCTGTTCCTCCATCTCCTCTGTCTTCAGATGCTGTTAGTTTTCCTTCTAGGACTCCCAGTCATGAAATGTTTAGTG ACTCATTCTGTTCTTCAGCCCCCTACTCTAACACCCCACTGTTCCACTCGGAGCCTTCCGCTGTAGCTGGACTATTTGGAG AATTTTCAGCATCTCCCATCCCTCAACCAGGCAGCTCTTCTGGCCTTAACGTTGACTTTGACTCTGTGTTCGGCAATAAATCCACTGCTAACAGCACAGACGCTGCTG ATGATGTTTTAGGTGGTATCCTGAAACCCACAGTAGCTTCTCCAAGCCAGTGCATGCCACCTATTGGCCAGCAATCTGGCAAGCTGGTGTCTGATGACCTGGACTCCTCTCTGGCCAACCTTGTGGGCA ATTTGGGTATTGGAAATGGCACAACGAAGaa TGACATCCACTGGAGTCAGCCTGGTGAGAAGAAGCTTACTGGTGGAACCAACTGGCAACCAAAGATGGCTCCCACCACAACATGGAACCCTGCCAGCATG AATGGCATGCATTTCCCACAATAC GCGCCGTCCGTCATGGCTTTCCCTGCCACGACGCCCACAGGCATGATTGGATATGCAATG gaaaaCCTGCTGTTTTCCTCAAGAGTTTCCTCctcagag cCAACACAGATGGGTACAGTGGCCATGATGACACAACCTACCATGATGTACACGCAGCCTGTGATTAGGCCAGCTAACCCTTTTGGCCCAATCTCAGGCGCACAG CCCTCAGCTGCCTCTAGTCCCTCCAGTCAGAGTCCTCTCAGGCCTCCAGGACAGGACCCCTTTGCACAGCTTTCTCTCAAGGAGTTCCTTTAG
- the picalma gene encoding phosphatidylinositol binding clathrin assembly protein a isoform X28, translated as MSGQSITDRITAAQHSVTGSAVSKTVCKATTHEVMGPKKKHLDYLIQCTNEMNVNIPQLADTLFERTTNTSWVVVFKSLITTHHLMVYGNERFIQYLASRNTLFNLSNFLDKSGLQGYDMSTFIRRYSRYLNEKAVSYRQVAFDFTKVKRGADGVMRTMNTEKLLKTLPIVQNQMDSLLDFNVNANELTNGVINAAFMLLFKDAIRLFAAYNEGIINLLEKYFDMKKPQCKEGLDIYKKFLTRMTRISEFLKVAEQVGIDRGDIPDLSQAPSSLLDALEQHLASLEGKKVKDSTAASRASTLSNAVSSLANTGISFTKVDEREKQAALEEEQTRLKTLKEQRLKELSKKPSTSSTTAASPVSTASGSIITAPAIDLFSTPSSNSSSKVPNDLLDLQPAFQPSLALPTALPVANTWGDPFTSSESVDDSIPNLNPFLSKPVDAVPPSPLSSDAVSFPSRTPSHEMFSDSFCSSAPYSNTPLFHSEPSAVAGLFGEFSASPIPQPGSSSGLNVDFDSVFGNKSTANSTDAAGGILKPTVASPSQCMPPIGQQSGKLVSDDLDSSLANLVGNLGIGNGTTKNDIHWSQPGEKKLTGGTNWQPKMAPTTTWNPASMNGMHFPQYAPSVMAFPATTPTGMIGYAMPTQMGTVAMMTQPTMMYTQPVIRPANPFGPISGAQPSAASSPSSQSPLRPPGQDPFAQLSLKEFL; from the exons ATCTGATTCAGTGCACaaatgagatgaatgtgaacatccCTCAGCTGGCGGACACGCTGTTCGAACGCACCACCAACACCAGCTGGGTGGTCGTGTTCAAATCCCTCATCACCACACACCACCTCATGGTTTATGGCAATGAG agatttattCAGTACCTGGCTTCCAGGAACACATTATTCAACCTCAGTAATTTTTTGGACAAAAGTGGCTTACAGG GCTATGATATGTCTACATTCATCCGGCGTTATAGCCGTTATCTTAATGAAAAGGCTGTGTCCTACAGACAGGTTGCTTTTGACTTCACAAAAGTGAAGAGGGG GGCAGACGGTGTTATGAGAACCATGAACACAGAGAAGCTTTTGAAGACCCTCCCCATCGTCCAGAATCAGATGGACTCGCTTCTGGACTTTAAT GTAAATGCGAACGAGCTCACGAATGGAGTTATTAATGCCGCCTTCATGCTCTTGTTTAAAGATGCCATCCGGCTGTTTGCCGCCTACAACGAAGGGATCATCAACTTGCTTG AGAAGTACTTTGATATGAAGAAACCCCAGTgtaaagaaggacttgacatcTATAAGAAATTCCTCACTCGCATGACGAGAATCTCAGAGTTCCTAAAGGTTGCTGAG CAAGTGGGCATCGACCGAGGCGATATACCAGACTTGTCTCAG gcCCCTAGTAGTCTCCTGGATGCACTGGAGCAGCACTTGGCATCACTAGAGGGAAAAAAGGTGAAGGACTCGACGGCAGCCAGCAG ggCCAGCACTCTGTCCAACGCTGTGTCCTCTTTGGCAAACACGGGCATATCTTTCACCAAAGTGGATGAGCGGGAAAAACAGGCAGCACTAGAGGAGGAACAAACTCGTTTAAAAACACTTAAG GAGCAGCGCCTGAAAGAACTCTCCAAAAAGCCTTCCACATCCTCAACCACAGCTGCCTCTCCAGTATCCACAGCATCTGGAAGCATCATCACTGCACCAGCAATTGACCTGTTCTCCACTCCCAGCTCCAACAG TTCTTCAAAGGTGCCAAATGATCTGCTGGATCTCCAGCCAGCATTCCAGCCATCTCTAGCTCTCCCCACTGCTCTTCCTGTAGCTAACACATGGGGAG ATCCTTTCACTTCTTCAGAGAGTGTCGACGACTCCATTCCAAACTTAAATCCTTTCCTTTCCAAACCTGTCGATGCTGTTCCTCCATCTCCTCTGTCTTCAGATGCTGTTAGTTTTCCTTCTAGGACTCCCAGTCATGAAATGTTTAGTG ACTCATTCTGTTCTTCAGCCCCCTACTCTAACACCCCACTGTTCCACTCGGAGCCTTCCGCTGTAGCTGGACTATTTGGAG AATTTTCAGCATCTCCCATCCCTCAACCAGGCAGCTCTTCTGGCCTTAACGTTGACTTTGACTCTGTGTTCGGCAATAAATCCACTGCTAACAGCACAGACGCTGCTG GTGGTATCCTGAAACCCACAGTAGCTTCTCCAAGCCAGTGCATGCCACCTATTGGCCAGCAATCTGGCAAGCTGGTGTCTGATGACCTGGACTCCTCTCTGGCCAACCTTGTGGGCA ATTTGGGTATTGGAAATGGCACAACGAAGaa TGACATCCACTGGAGTCAGCCTGGTGAGAAGAAGCTTACTGGTGGAACCAACTGGCAACCAAAGATGGCTCCCACCACAACATGGAACCCTGCCAGCATG AATGGCATGCATTTCCCACAATAC GCGCCGTCCGTCATGGCTTTCCCTGCCACGACGCCCACAGGCATGATTGGATATGCAATG cCAACACAGATGGGTACAGTGGCCATGATGACACAACCTACCATGATGTACACGCAGCCTGTGATTAGGCCAGCTAACCCTTTTGGCCCAATCTCAGGCGCACAG CCCTCAGCTGCCTCTAGTCCCTCCAGTCAGAGTCCTCTCAGGCCTCCAGGACAGGACCCCTTTGCACAGCTTTCTCTCAAGGAGTTCCTTTAG
- the picalma gene encoding phosphatidylinositol binding clathrin assembly protein a isoform X18, translating into MSGQSITDRITAAQHSVTGSAVSKTVCKATTHEVMGPKKKHLDYLIQCTNEMNVNIPQLADTLFERTTNTSWVVVFKSLITTHHLMVYGNERFIQYLASRNTLFNLSNFLDKSGLQGYDMSTFIRRYSRYLNEKAVSYRQVAFDFTKVKRGADGVMRTMNTEKLLKTLPIVQNQMDSLLDFNVNANELTNGVINAAFMLLFKDAIRLFAAYNEGIINLLEKYFDMKKPQCKEGLDIYKKFLTRMTRISEFLKVAEQVGIDRGDIPDLSQFTVCAPSSLLDALEQHLASLEGKKVKDSTAASRASTLSNAVSSLANTGISFTKVDEREKQAALEEEQTRLKTLKEQRLKELSKKPSTSSTTAASPVSTASGSIITAPAIDLFSTPSSNSSSKVPNDLLDLQPAFQPSLALPTALPVANTWGDSFCSSAPYSNTPLFHSEPSAVAGLFGEFSASPIPQPGSSSGLNVDFDSVFGNKSTANSTDAAGGILKPTVASPSQCMPPIGQQSGKLVSDDLDSSLANLVGNLGIGNGTTKNDIHWSQPGEKKLTGGTNWQPKMAPTTTWNPASMAPSVMAFPATTPTGMIGYAMPTQMGTVAMMTQPTMMYTQPVIRPANPFGPISGAQPSAASSPSSQSPLRPPGQDPFAQLSLKEFL; encoded by the exons ATCTGATTCAGTGCACaaatgagatgaatgtgaacatccCTCAGCTGGCGGACACGCTGTTCGAACGCACCACCAACACCAGCTGGGTGGTCGTGTTCAAATCCCTCATCACCACACACCACCTCATGGTTTATGGCAATGAG agatttattCAGTACCTGGCTTCCAGGAACACATTATTCAACCTCAGTAATTTTTTGGACAAAAGTGGCTTACAGG GCTATGATATGTCTACATTCATCCGGCGTTATAGCCGTTATCTTAATGAAAAGGCTGTGTCCTACAGACAGGTTGCTTTTGACTTCACAAAAGTGAAGAGGGG GGCAGACGGTGTTATGAGAACCATGAACACAGAGAAGCTTTTGAAGACCCTCCCCATCGTCCAGAATCAGATGGACTCGCTTCTGGACTTTAAT GTAAATGCGAACGAGCTCACGAATGGAGTTATTAATGCCGCCTTCATGCTCTTGTTTAAAGATGCCATCCGGCTGTTTGCCGCCTACAACGAAGGGATCATCAACTTGCTTG AGAAGTACTTTGATATGAAGAAACCCCAGTgtaaagaaggacttgacatcTATAAGAAATTCCTCACTCGCATGACGAGAATCTCAGAGTTCCTAAAGGTTGCTGAG CAAGTGGGCATCGACCGAGGCGATATACCAGACTTGTCTCAG TTTACGGTCTGT gcCCCTAGTAGTCTCCTGGATGCACTGGAGCAGCACTTGGCATCACTAGAGGGAAAAAAGGTGAAGGACTCGACGGCAGCCAGCAG ggCCAGCACTCTGTCCAACGCTGTGTCCTCTTTGGCAAACACGGGCATATCTTTCACCAAAGTGGATGAGCGGGAAAAACAGGCAGCACTAGAGGAGGAACAAACTCGTTTAAAAACACTTAAG GAGCAGCGCCTGAAAGAACTCTCCAAAAAGCCTTCCACATCCTCAACCACAGCTGCCTCTCCAGTATCCACAGCATCTGGAAGCATCATCACTGCACCAGCAATTGACCTGTTCTCCACTCCCAGCTCCAACAG TTCTTCAAAGGTGCCAAATGATCTGCTGGATCTCCAGCCAGCATTCCAGCCATCTCTAGCTCTCCCCACTGCTCTTCCTGTAGCTAACACATGGGGAG ACTCATTCTGTTCTTCAGCCCCCTACTCTAACACCCCACTGTTCCACTCGGAGCCTTCCGCTGTAGCTGGACTATTTGGAG AATTTTCAGCATCTCCCATCCCTCAACCAGGCAGCTCTTCTGGCCTTAACGTTGACTTTGACTCTGTGTTCGGCAATAAATCCACTGCTAACAGCACAGACGCTGCTG GTGGTATCCTGAAACCCACAGTAGCTTCTCCAAGCCAGTGCATGCCACCTATTGGCCAGCAATCTGGCAAGCTGGTGTCTGATGACCTGGACTCCTCTCTGGCCAACCTTGTGGGCA ATTTGGGTATTGGAAATGGCACAACGAAGaa TGACATCCACTGGAGTCAGCCTGGTGAGAAGAAGCTTACTGGTGGAACCAACTGGCAACCAAAGATGGCTCCCACCACAACATGGAACCCTGCCAGCATG GCGCCGTCCGTCATGGCTTTCCCTGCCACGACGCCCACAGGCATGATTGGATATGCAATG cCAACACAGATGGGTACAGTGGCCATGATGACACAACCTACCATGATGTACACGCAGCCTGTGATTAGGCCAGCTAACCCTTTTGGCCCAATCTCAGGCGCACAG CCCTCAGCTGCCTCTAGTCCCTCCAGTCAGAGTCCTCTCAGGCCTCCAGGACAGGACCCCTTTGCACAGCTTTCTCTCAAGGAGTTCCTTTAG